A stretch of Indicator indicator isolate 239-I01 unplaced genomic scaffold, UM_Iind_1.1 iindUn_scaffold_64, whole genome shotgun sequence DNA encodes these proteins:
- the LOC128980112 gene encoding scale keratin-like, producing MSCYDLCPPKAEPCPPKTSVAVPQPIAESCNELCARQCPDSTAFIQPPPVVVTFPGPILSSFPQQAVVGSSGAPAFGGSLGLGGLYGAGATQGSGGLCTFGRPYAAPACSPCVLPRYSKKLWDTWGPC from the coding sequence ATGTCCTGCTACGACCTGTGCCCACCCAAGGCCGAGCCGTGCCCACCCAAGACCAGCGTGGCCGTGCCCCAGCCCATCGCTGAGAGCTGCAACGAGCTGTGTGCCCGCCAGTGCCCCGACTCCACGGCCTTCATCCAGCCGCCCCCTGTCGTCGTCACCTTCCCCggccccatcctcagctccttcccccagcaagCCGTGGTGGGCTCCTCCGGAGCCCCTGCCTTTGGGggctccctggggctggggggccTCTACGGCGCCGGCGCCACCCAGGGCTCGGGGGGGCTCTGCACCTTTGGCAGACCCTacgctgctcctgcctgcagcccttgtGTGCTGCCTCGCTACAGCAAGAAGCTCTGGGACACCTGGGGGCCCTGCTAG